TGGTAAAACCGGGTGGCAACTGAATTTTATTTAACGGTAATGCTGATGCGTATGCTTGAAATGCAGTGCTTAATCCATAGCAGATTGTTAGTAGGGAAAAAATAATTTTTTTCACGGGGTGTTCCTTAACATTGCTTGAAGTGGCGCATTATTTAATTGGGCGATTATAGTCTAATTAAATAAACGATGTCTAATCTTACACTTATCGGCAAGAGTTCTTGGCGAAACTACTCTACCCAAAGTTGCTAGGCGACAAATAACTCTTCGAGTTAGCTTGAACAGAATTTTTGCGAGTGCTAAACCAGCTTCAGTAAAATTATAAAATAGTTCACGAAGTATAGTTTAAAATAACATTAATTAAAATTTTTGATGCTTTTTCTGCAGAAACTGTTATATCTTTTTTAGTGATTGGTTCGGACATGTTATTACTTACACCACGAATAACCATACAGGGGGTTTTAAATAACCAGCAAACCTGCATAAGCGATGCGCCCTCCATTTCGATGACATCAAAACCATCTTCACGCAATAAACTAACTTGCGATGGTGGATTAGGGAGTGCATCACTAGTTGCAATTTTACCCAACACTATTCTTGAAAAATCTTTATTATTTGACTGAGTCAGTTGATTGATTAATTTAACCAGCTTGTCACTTAAATTAAATGTGATCGGTAACGTTGCATTTATTTGCGGGTTATATAATCCTCCATCAAATTTAAATTGAGGACCATTTTTTGTGAGCTCTCCCATGTCCACATTAGCCACCTTTTTTCCAACAATGACGTCAAATTTTTTTAAATAAGGACTGATACTTCCCGATGATCCAGCCATTAAAATTAAATCTGGATGAAAATCTCTAATTAAACGGGTGGCAACTATTGCAGAATTGACTTTACCTAACCCACAATTAACGAATACAATATTTTTATGATTGATTGTTCCTATATGATAAGTTATACCATTAATATTTAAATTTTTTTCATGGGAAATATTTTTTTTCAGGAAGAGGCTTTCTTCTGGTAGTGGGATAATAATTCCAAATAGCGGATGATTTACTTGATTATTTTCTATGGCATAAGCTGATAAAGAAAAAAATAATGCAATGGTTAAAGTAAATATAATTCTTAATCCATTATTTAATGTCTTATTGAATTTTCCCATCGTTGATACCTCTAAATAGTCTAAGATTGAACTGCTTATGTTGTAGATATTGTCCTAATAAATTACTACTAGTTACCTAAACATTAGGTCGTACGATTTGAATTGTTATGAGCTTTGATTTTTTTCGTCATTCAATAATTCTCTTACAGTAAAACATTAAATTATCTTCCTTTATGTAGATATAAATTTCTGATTAGAAATAAGGTATCTCTAAGCAATGGAGAGTAAATAAAGCGGTATAAAATCTAAACTTAATGGTTAGAATTACGTCTTAAAAGCCCTGAGAAATATTATTGCGCTATCTGAGACTTGTCAAGATTGAAAACCGAACCCTTTGACATAGTCCTGTCCACACATTAAATACCTTAGAACTTATCACAAATCAAAATTCGTCTCCTTTTTGCCGACAAATGCCTATTTTATGTGTTGGTCGTCTAGAATTAGGAGTGATTTTACGCTATGTTAAACATTCGGTAACTTTTTTAGAAATAATCGCTGTATCAACCTCAATTTAAATAACCTATTTTTGCGGTGTAATGCCTTGCTAAGGAAAGCAAACATGTGGATCGCCTTATGAAACGGAATTATTTGCTGGGCAATATAACCCTGCTGGTTATTAATTATTATTTACCTAATTATATTATTATCCCCAGTCTTCCGAATATTAAGAGCGAATTTTTAGTTTCTCCGTTTGCTGCTCAACTGGTATTAAACGCCTATTTTTTTGGGATATTATTAGCTTTTATCTTCTCGCCTGTTTTACGAAAACATATGGATAAACGCGGCATTGCTATTTTAGGTGCTGTTTGCTTTACTGCTTTTTCGCTGCTCAGTACACTAACAACAAATTTCACTCTATTGATTACCGCCCGTGTACTACAAGCAGTGGGTTGTGGTTTACCTCAATCGATTATTTATTCACTTATCTATGAGCATACCCACGCAGAAAAACATTTATCCAGTTATAGTTATTTAACGAGTTTATCCATAATCTCTCCCGTCATTGCGCCACTGCTAGGAGGTATGCTCATTTTATATAATTGGCGTGCTAATTTTGTCATGCTGTTTTTTCTGGGGTTATTGAGTATCGCTTGTGCCCTGAAATTACCGGCGGATCATCTTACAAAAAACCAAACACTGACCCTATTTCAAACTTATAAACAATTATTTTCAACGACACGTCTACGACTTTTATTATTCATCCTGGGTTTCTTATCCTCTTCACTATCATTATTTGTGGTGTGTGGTTCTTATTTAATGCATTATGTTTTGAATTATAGCAATGCAGAATTAGGTCTTGCCTTTGCCATCATTTCATTAGGCAATGTCATCGGAATTTTTAATGGCAAATGGATCGCCATTAAAAAAAATAGCATGTATGCAATAAAAATTGGCTTAGCGTGTAGCCTCTTCTCCAGCATCAGTGTTTTTATTTATAGTTTCTATGCCAGCAATCCCTATGTAGTGATGGGAGGCTTAATTTTTTATATGTTTGGTTATGGCATGACGGTTGCGAATGCCATAAATTTAACGATGTCCACTGGACAATTAAATATTAATACTACCTCATCGATTATTTCACTGGTGAGAACCAGTTTTACTGCTTTGAGCGGTATATTATTTAGCATGCTCGCTATTAATAGCGTTTTCTTGTTTAGTCTTGCTTTATTATTTATTTCCTTAGCCAGTATTATTCTACTTATTTTATTGAATTCCCGATACGTTACTCGCGGAGAAAAAAATAATGTTAAATGATAATACTCGTATTGAAGAAGTGTTTATAAGGGTCAGCCAACAATTTAAAGATAAAACTATTTTGCAAGTTGAATCTGAGGATGATAAACGTAGCTGGACTTATCAAGAACTTTTAACGGATTGTTTGCTGGCAAAAGAACGATTAGTGCACGCAGGTATCAAGCCAGGCGATCGTTGTATTATTTTAGGTGAAACTCATCCTCACACGATTATTGCTTTTTTGTCTGTGTTAATGATAAAAGCAACGGCTGTATTAATTGATCCATCACTACCCGCAAAAGATACTATAGAGTTAATTACAAGAATTGACGCTCGCGCTATTTTAACCACGCAAAAACTACTATCAAAGCTCACCCATGAAATAAGCAGTGATATTGCGGTGCTTGATCTTGATCAGCAACTGCAAGATTTTGCGCATTTCTCAAGCAAGGTCAATCCCAACAAACCCACGACTCAAGACTGCGACCAAGACGTTGCCTTTATTTTATTTTCTTCTGGCACCACAGGGCAATATAAGGGTGTTTTAATCACGCACAGTGCTATTTTGAATAATATGGCGGATTCTAAAAAGGTTTTTAACTATGACCATAAACTCACCGCGATAACATTTTTACCCTTGTTTCATATATTTTGTTTAGGCAATTGGGTTATACCAAGTCTTCTGAATGTGATAAAAAACACATTAATCCCGCGCTTTGATCCCAGCACATTAACAAGTCTATTAGAACAGATCCGTCCTAGCATGATAATTGTTGTGCCACGATTTTTAAGTTTATTTCACCGCAAGATTATGAGTCAAATAGAAAAAAAATCATATTTTACTCGTAAAATATTTTTTACTTTATTAGCGATAAATAAATTTACGCTTAAATATTTTAAACTGAATTTAGGAAGGATTTTTTTTAATGCTATTCATCAAAGTTTTGGCGGAAAAATAACAATACTTTTATGTGGTGGTGCTAAGTTAGACGATACAATTTTTAGTGATTTTTGCGCCATGGGATTACCTCTATACAATGGCTATGGATTAACAGAAACGTGTGGTGGCATATTTGTTAATGATCAATGGCATAAGGGCAACAATTATATTGGACGCCCATTTTATACAACTGAATGGCGTATCCTCACCACCTCAGAAGAGGGTTCGGTTGGCGAATTAGCTATTCGATCGCCTTGTTTATTTAAAGGATATTTTAGAGATGAAAAAGCCACACAAGAAGCCTTCGAAGAGGGTTGGTTCAAAACCGGCGATCTGGCATTCAATGATGCTAAAAATTGTTTACATATTTCGGGCCGCATAAAAGAAATTATTGTTACCGCCAGCGGAAAAAAAATATCACCAACACACGTTGAACATTATTTTAACGGCATACCCCTAGTTAATGAATTAGCGATTGTTGGCATTGCTGAACCAAATTCCTTTGGTGAAACAATTCACCTGGCTGTTGTGATTGAAAATTCAGGTGCTTTAGCAGCGGTAAAGCCACAAATTGAATCTGAGATACTAGCGCGAAATAATATCTTACCCTCACATTTTCGTGTGCAGAAAATACATTTTGTTAACCACATTCCCAAAACTTCTACCCAAAAAATCCGACGACATGAATTGAGAAAACAATTATTAGCACAATCTCACTTAAATACAGCAGAACAAAATTATGAATTATCGCCAGAACTTCAAGTTATCGTATCAACACTCACTAAAAAACTGGCTGAACTCACAGGTAATCCAAAAAGTGAGATGGCTATTGATAGACCTTTAATAGAATTGGGTATTGATTCATTAATTGCGATGGAGCTG
This genomic interval from Legionellales bacterium contains the following:
- the mtnN gene encoding 5'-methylthioadenosine/S-adenosylhomocysteine nucleosidase, whose amino-acid sequence is MGKFNKTLNNGLRIIFTLTIALFFSLSAYAIENNQVNHPLFGIIIPLPEESLFLKKNISHEKNLNINGITYHIGTINHKNIVFVNCGLGKVNSAIVATRLIRDFHPDLILMAGSSGSISPYLKKFDVIVGKKVANVDMGELTKNGPQFKFDGGLYNPQINATLPITFNLSDKLVKLINQLTQSNNKDFSRIVLGKIATSDALPNPPSQVSLLREDGFDVIEMEGASLMQVCWLFKTPCMVIRGVSNNMSEPITKKDITVSAEKASKILINVILNYTS
- a CDS encoding MFS transporter; translated protein: MKRNYLLGNITLLVINYYLPNYIIIPSLPNIKSEFLVSPFAAQLVLNAYFFGILLAFIFSPVLRKHMDKRGIAILGAVCFTAFSLLSTLTTNFTLLITARVLQAVGCGLPQSIIYSLIYEHTHAEKHLSSYSYLTSLSIISPVIAPLLGGMLILYNWRANFVMLFFLGLLSIACALKLPADHLTKNQTLTLFQTYKQLFSTTRLRLLLFILGFLSSSLSLFVVCGSYLMHYVLNYSNAELGLAFAIISLGNVIGIFNGKWIAIKKNSMYAIKIGLACSLFSSISVFIYSFYASNPYVVMGGLIFYMFGYGMTVANAINLTMSTGQLNINTTSSIISLVRTSFTALSGILFSMLAINSVFLFSLALLFISLASIILLILLNSRYVTRGEKNNVK
- a CDS encoding AMP-binding protein, with product MLNDNTRIEEVFIRVSQQFKDKTILQVESEDDKRSWTYQELLTDCLLAKERLVHAGIKPGDRCIILGETHPHTIIAFLSVLMIKATAVLIDPSLPAKDTIELITRIDARAILTTQKLLSKLTHEISSDIAVLDLDQQLQDFAHFSSKVNPNKPTTQDCDQDVAFILFSSGTTGQYKGVLITHSAILNNMADSKKVFNYDHKLTAITFLPLFHIFCLGNWVIPSLLNVIKNTLIPRFDPSTLTSLLEQIRPSMIIVVPRFLSLFHRKIMSQIEKKSYFTRKIFFTLLAINKFTLKYFKLNLGRIFFNAIHQSFGGKITILLCGGAKLDDTIFSDFCAMGLPLYNGYGLTETCGGIFVNDQWHKGNNYIGRPFYTTEWRILTTSEEGSVGELAIRSPCLFKGYFRDEKATQEAFEEGWFKTGDLAFNDAKNCLHISGRIKEIIVTASGKKISPTHVEHYFNGIPLVNELAIVGIAEPNSFGETIHLAVVIENSGALAAVKPQIESEILARNNILPSHFRVQKIHFVNHIPKTSTQKIRRHELRKQLLAQSHLNTAEQNYELSPELQVIVSTLTKKLAELTGNPKSEMAIDRPLIELGIDSLIAMELVSFINEKFSQVITMSELIQLPHLLALAEGLNHQQFSSNALNTVTHKIDLEKITSKRSRLAWYSLRVFHSFSKCVWKMKLLGQENIPKTPFIICANHVSHLDPYWLLSALDQPTFELVHVLAKKEHWDHFLTRYAAQLLGGIAVDRDGDSDTAYYISRELIKRGNIMLIFPEGTRSKTGKLGRLKKGVAKLAIETQTPLLPITIHGGFEIFPPHKKMPRLLRDIYGNKFNLTLQIHKPIFPHTTHLDASSLAIISEQLQWVLNDSTDSSAQNNIQEI